One window of the Eucalyptus grandis isolate ANBG69807.140 chromosome 6, ASM1654582v1, whole genome shotgun sequence genome contains the following:
- the LOC104447866 gene encoding low-temperature-induced cysteine proteinase gives MGLHGPSRSLMGMFFFLMLLALSSAADMSIISYDRAHGGDPGQRTDAEVMALYESWLVKHGKAYNALGEKERRFDIFKDNLRFIDEHNSGNRTYTLGLNRFADLTNEEYRSTYLGTRPDASRRLTKSRSSRRYEPRLGEQLPESVDWRKEGAVVGVKDQGSCGSCWAFSTIAAVEGINKLVTGDLISLSEQELVDCDTTYNEGCNGGLMDYAFEFIINNGGIDSEEDYPYKAVDGKCDQYRKNAKVVTIDDYEDVPANDEKALQKAVANQPVSVAIEAGGRAFQLYQSGVFSGRCGTALDHGVTAVGYGTEKGMNYWIVKNSWGKSWGEQGYIRMERSLTNTITGKCGIAMEASYPIKNGPNPPNPGPSPPSPIKPPTTCDRYYSCAESTTCCCVYQYANYCFAWGCCPLEAATCCEDHESCCPHDYPICNVNEGTCLMSKNNPLSVKALKRTPAQFHWAFGSGGKKSSA, from the exons atgggTCTTCACGGGCCATCAAGATCGCTCATGGGGatgttcttcttcctcatgcTCTTGGCCTTGTCGTCGGCCGCAGACATGTCGATTATCAGCTACGACCGCGCCCACGGCGGCGACCCCGGCCAGCGCACCGACGCCGAGGTCATGGCCCTCTACGAGTCGTGGCTCGTGAAGCACGGCAAGGCTTACAACGCCCTGGGCGAGAAGGAGAGGCGGTTCGATATCTTCAAGGACAATCTCCGGTTCATCGACGAGCACAACTCCGGGAATCGGACCTACACGCTCGGCTTGAACCGGTTCGCCGACCTGACCAACGAGGAGTACCGGTCCACGTATCTTGGGACCCGCCCCGATGCCAGCAGGCGGCTCACCAAGAGCCGGAGCAGCCGCCGATACGAGCCGCGGCTCGGGGAGCAGCTGCCGGAGTCTGTCGACTGGAGGAAGGAAGGCGCGGTGGTCGGCGTCAAGGATCAGGGAAGCTGCG GGAGTTGCTGGGCCTTCTCCACCATTGCTGCCGTGGAGGGGATAAACAAACTTGTGACTGGTGATCTGATCTCGCTGTCGGAGCAGGAGCTGGTGGACTGCGATACTACTTATAATGAAGGTTGCAATGGAGGTCTCATGGACTATGCTTTCGAGTTCATCATCAACAATGGTGGCATTGACTCTGAGGAAGATTATCCGTATAAAGCTGTCGATGGCAAATGTGACCAATATCGA AAGAATGCCAAAGTTGTTACGATAGATGATTATGAAGATGTTCCAGCGAACGATGAGAAAGCATTGCAAAAGGCAGTTGCTAATCAACCAGTGAGTGTGGCCATTGAAGCCGGTGGTCGGGCATTTCAGTTGTACCAGTCG GGTGTTTTCAGTGGACGATGTGGTACTGCACTGGACCACGGAGTGACTGCCGTAGGATATGGCACAGAAAAAGGTATGAATTACTGGATCGTAAAGAACTCTTGGGGCAAAAGCTGGGGAGAGCAGGGTTACATCAGAATGGAGCGTAGCTTGACCAATACTATAACTGGCAAGTGTGGGATCGCAATGGAAGCATCTTACCCCATCAAAAATGGCCCGAATCCCCCGAACCCAGGGCCATCTCCCCCGTCTCCAATAAAACCACCGACCACTTGTGATCGTTATTACTCTTGTGCTGAGAGCACGACTTGCTGCTGCGTCTATCAGTATGCCAACTATTGCTTCGCCTGGGGATGCTGCCCGCTTGAGGCCGCCACATGCTGTGAGGACCATGAAAGCTGCTGCCCTCATGACTACCCCATCTGCAATGTAAATGAAGGAACCTGCTTGATG AGCAAGAACAACCCTCTTAGTGTAAAGGCATTGAAGCGTACCCCAGCACAGTTTCATTGGGCCTTTGGGAGCGGTGGCAAGAAGAGCAGCGCGTAA